The genome window cataggaactaaaacatggaccctgtagggcacagcaacgttgaagggaagagaggaagtgtgtattaaaattaaaactcaatgaacaatcaattaaaaaaaaacaattcaatcaattgattcaatctagcatgcatgcataccttagtaaatataaagtttatttttggctgtattttgaaaaatgggagttattgggaaaaaaaaatgtacttatgaaaaaatctaaactgcataagtatgcactcccacacacacaaagatctctctcttatataacacgccacgcggacgaagtcgcgggcaaaagctagttatataATAATTGCTAAAATAGATTCTTTAACTCACCATATTTCACCATGGTCATTGTGCCTTTTGTGACTGTAGGAACTATAATGACGGATGAAATCCCTGACTATTCTTATATATAGGTTATAGGGAGAATCATGCTTTGTAAAAGAaggaaattattttaatatcataTTCATGCGTATATCAGAACTTTGTAAATACCATTTACGTCAATTGAAGTTGAGTTGATTTTTTATGAGACTTTAATATACTCGTACTTAAGTATGTTAGTATGGTAGAATAATATAGGTTTCTATCTATAGGTAtcagataacggcctccgtggtccagtggttgagcgttgggctcacgacccggaggccccgggttcgaatcccggtgggggcatatcacaaaaatcactttgtgatccctagtttggttaggacattacaggctgatcgcctgattgtccgaaagtaagacgatccgtgcttcggaaggcacgttaagtcgttggtcccggttactacttactgatgtaagtatgtagtcgttacatgagccatgtcaggggcctttggcggctcagtaataaccctgacgctaaggttgatgaggttggtattccacctcacaacccacacgatagaagaagcggcCCTTCGCCGCTtagaacgtgataatcatttatgatccaaacatgaattcgataatcattggtttaggcctgtgctggattcgaacctgcgacctcaaagtgggaggcaagtgttttaccaactgggctaccacggctcccaggtccgattaggtacctaatactaattttaattatacGGTTTTTATTAAACTGAAAGTCTGCTCaaacaagtacagtcatgagcaatacaatgtacccactttaggactctgtcgtactaacatatttgacatttagtgagacttacagttcaatttgtcaaaaaagttaatgtgacatggtaccaaagtgtacacatattaatgctcgtgaccgtacctacctaccataATTAAGCAATGTTCGATTATAAACTTAGAAAATCAATTACTTATCTGCTTTTACTTTGAGaggagaaattaaaaaatatacctattacgATCACTGACTTCACCTTGTGAGGTTTGCTGCAAACTCTGGTGGCTGATTCTCCATCGAAAGATGGCCACCTCTATTATAGGTAAGTCTGTAAAAATAGTGGGAGAACATATTCCGATATTGTATCGTTTAtcacaatacataacataacataaacagcctatatacgtcccattgctgggcacaggcctcccctcaatcaaccggagagggtatggagcatactccaccacgctgctccaatgcgggttggtggaggtgtttttacggctaatagccgggaccaacggcttaacgtgccctccgaagcgctgaatcgtcttacttttccggacaatcaggtgattcaagcctaaaaagtccttaccaaacaaaggatagtctcaaaaagtgatttcgagaatgtccccatcgggaatcgaacccggacctccagatcgtgagcctaacgctctaaccactagaccacggaggctgtatcaCAATACATAATGATGCAATTACTGAGCTATTTTGAATACTAACTGCCACTGGGGCATTCCCTGTTCGGCGCGttcttgccgcgggggtggtgGCTGAGTTCCAAGGGGggcccagacctacggggtatattgtagaacccttgcccagggaaacggatgaagacctcaacggttgcagttGCGGagacggagatgggagccatcggtacggcaatgtacGAAAGTACGTCTAcgtccctgtgccgaggtttttcttccagcttcttttctccggctatacaggttgtgagaagctgcagtagttttaggcggatgagacgtttgttatgtgaaaattgacgattcaaagtgtaactatgttctctctttatttaagagcagcgctcttttcggtggagtaatcgcctccattttcattactccatagatagggcgtgtagaacggtggttgccccaatcgccttccgttccgcagtacaccgaccaatttctcaatcggtgatgatctagctagagccctaccagaatccatttcctcggcctccaaccagtactgataccgctgctgcccggcatcaggggtgcgcttttaaagtagcggcgcctactcgctacgtcataAGATCGTATCgtagtaactatgttacctattgaataaagatatttttgaatttgaatgaagaaagtggactgtaacctggagcCTCACAGACTGgagtttaaccttttaatttcatagatagacatagcatcttttatctttgtttttgggtataaatgatgactctttttaaTACAGCCAGGCACAAACTTTTCCGCCCattgttctgatcaaaataaacagaagcaaatataggtagcaacataattctatgaataatgtgatccaaatatcaagcaacaatatttttttatgtgtttcTTATGAGTAATGAGAcgccaacgccatctataaactctagccatagaggtagccaatcacttcaggtccccgataccgaccccgccggcgtggtcgacgatttccctcattcagtgcttatcgctatcgacccgttagggtcgattaattctttcaaatatttttcctctcagacgacgccctgagccgaggttcgcgcccaactgggcaccctcaggcctgttgtcttaaacgttgtaccgggtgagagccttcagcgctccccatttgtccggccaagtagttaatgccatctgcggcaaatctacaataagtcacgtcaaaaaaaaaaaaaagccatctatattgtttttggtgaacgtagcctggaaagtgcctcattccGATAATTATGTGTAGAATTTATTTTACTGTCATTCGTTACGTAAGTACTTTTGGGAAATTGTGTATCGCTGAACGTAATACTAAGTATTCTTGTTTATTACAGGTACTTTGCTGTGTCTTTGCGCATTCGTGTATGTTTCCTGCGCAAAAAGACAACCTCCCAGAGATGGTCGAGTAATGTTGCCGTGCACTGATGAACTAGAAGAGATATGCGGCTCGGATGGTGTCACTTACAGAAACAAGTGCTACTACCATAAAGTAGCCAGCACTGGTAGAATCCACATAAACCATTACGGACCTTGTAACAAGAGGCGTGATTTAATTTTACCACGTCGTGATTTGAAGCATTGCAAATGCCGCAGGTCGCGTCGACCAGTGTGTGGTACAGACGGGCGCACGTACAACAATcgttgtttattgaaatgtgcgTTCAAAACTTATGGTGACGTGCGGTTACGTCACAAAGGACGATGCAAACACTCCACATTCGCGAGTGCTCCACCCAAAAATGTAGAATGTCCGTGCAAAACAGAATTCTCGTACTATCGACCAATTTGTGGCTCCGACGGATATACCTACGGCAATTTATGCGAATTGAAATGTACgaataacttttataataaagtgCGATTACGTCACAAAGGACCATGTAGAGTCCAAAAAGTAGATAGTTGTCCTTGTAACAAAGGAGTTGCACTACTGTGTGGCACCAACGGATTTACCTACTTCAATACTTGCGAATTTGAATGTGCGCTGAAACATAGATTTGTACAAATACGTCATAAAGGGAAATGTGTAACTATAGATCCAAGACAGCGTTCGATAGCATAGTGttaaaatgcataaaaaagCTATTAtgcgtaaagattaaaaaaaacatatttataccCGTGACTTATAAATTAAGCCTTAAAATCCATATCCTTACTTATATGAAAATTGTATGTTgacttataaaacaaaaaaaagattgaaaaaaaaaaacagttcggGTCTGACTCCCTGTGGATTATCGTACTTTTTTAATTcatggttatttatttatttaattcaggcAACTAATGCCCATACAATATATAACCTTAacctaagggtggtattaataaactaatctcagttgagactgccctcaagatcatgctcaagttcctatttttatatgagaactgtcacattgacatgatcttgagggcaatctcaaagctgagataAGTTTATTAACACAACCCtaagaataggtacctacatacaatattataattataaaatattaaactatttaggtaatttattattCGTCTTCGCCTCCCTGAAGCGTCAGAAAACCGCTGCCTCTGACCAGAAGTCGGCATAAAGCAGCTCAGCAGCGAGTGTGGTGGAGATATGACGCTTGAAAGACCTAAAGCTTGTAGGCCTCTCAGACTCGAGGAGAGTAATTTCCACCCGCGTGGGGTTCACCACATCAGCCGGTGGACGTCAGTAAATAAAACacttgaatcgatataatcgattcacatatTATATTCTGTCGTGTCAGGCAATGCACTACTCGGTGGctacaattaaaaagtaaactgtacgggTATGTACGGGGGTGAAGTGAAGACGTAGTGTTTGGCAACGAGtcgatatttatttaagtatataattatattgacgCGAATACACTACATTATCAGCtatgaaattaataaagaaaaaataataataagtgcgacattttgtcacgtttttctatgacgtcacaggttgtttttttatataaattccatagtaattttgtgttttgacgtttagtaataaagactttccggccaagtagttaatgccatctgcggcaaatctacaataagtcacgtcaaaaaaaaaaaaaaagacgtttagtaaaaagtaactgatttgactagttgtaaactaccctattatgacGATAAAGCTGTACGAcactatctatattgtttttggtgaccgTAGCTAGGAAAGTCCCGTAGTGACGTAGTCCGGGTGTACACgtttcctcattcagcgtttatccttatcgacccgctagggtcgattaattatttcaaatattatcctctcagacgacgccctgagccgaggttcatcCCCCACTATGGACactctcaggtctgttgtcttaaatgttgtaccgggtaagagccctcagcgctccccatttgtccggccaagtagttaatgccatttgcggtaaatctacaataagtcacgtcaataaacaAGGTGTTTACGCTTTCCTTACGTGacggtattttttattgttttccttTAAACTACTATACAGTCATGGtacaagaaaaccaggtatgctcaaaagtgacagctaacatttcaaggttagcccagctgacgtcatcccgccctgcgttgccatttcgaaaAAATAAGTTACCCACGGccaatgtttttctatttattttaaaaggaaattttgaacttttagtaaaatatttaagtacttacagttttaatgatttttatacgatacgattatgatttttatttacttatacgaaTATATGAcgaagtaatagtaattaaatacataagtcagtggccccgattcctgcaaacaccgcctaattttattttaagttatatccgtcattttcatatccgtcgaaaaggaaagggacggatgattcacagctcttaattttaggaagaatgagtaaatgaatgtgtcgggttattgactgatgtaaaatttttagacggttggtttagatttttttttttttggtttggttttccccgaagggtaaggcaaagggaactatgcccatacagccatgtctgacgtattttttttcttgatgattaatgaaatgatgaaaggtgatgatgatgaaacctaagcccccaccctcggagtagactcctactccgaaccccaaacgaattaactcaaaagtccgcataaacttttgagttatgaagcggcttcctgacacgaagcgaaaataggcagatacactttgtttattgaatactccaatataataacactcgcgaatgtcttccgactaacttaatgcgatcattaaccacaaaacaccacttcgtattaattatttagattattcaatgaagaaagcaactgtcccgttcccgcctcccgccaaaaagcccccggttggtttagatttgtgcttaaaattgacgtgtgttccataaattttatgcttgtcaattacccgtccctttccttttcggcggataagaaaatgacagatataacttaaaataaaattagatggtatttacaggaattagcaccagtaattcacttaattttgaataataaaatctaCGTCCTtataatgttggagataccaatttaatggtaacacatacGTCAGCAAAGGGCTagtaatggcggcttgtcataggattgagcataccggggtttttttttataccatgtGTTCAGTATAAAAGTTGACCGGATCTGTTATACCGTGTTATTACGGTTACACATTTCGTGTGAAATAGGTGCTGCATCTGCAATAGGGCTGTTATAATGGTTCTTTACGGTGAGTTatcagttcttcttcttcttctgtcgtgttggttgtgaggtggattaccaatcccatcaaccctggtgtcagggttactattaacctGCCAAAGGTCACTCTGacatcgctcatgtaacgactactaacttacatcagtaagtagtaaccgggaccaacgtcttaacgtgccttccgaagcacggatcatcttactttcggacaataaggtgatcggcctgtaatgtccta of Pectinophora gossypiella chromosome 16, ilPecGoss1.1, whole genome shotgun sequence contains these proteins:
- the LOC126373695 gene encoding serine protease inhibitor dipetalogastin-like; the encoded protein is MLPCTDELEEICGSDGVTYRNKCYYHKVASTGRIHINHYGPCNKRRDLILPRRDLKHCKCRRSRRPVCGTDGRTYNNRCLLKCAFKTYGDVRLRHKGRCKHSTFASAPPKNVECPCKTEFSYYRPICGSDGYTYGNLCELKCTNNFYNKVRLRHKGPCRVQKVDSCPCNKGVALLCGTNGFTYFNTCEFECALKHRFVQIRHKGKCVTIDPRQRSIAYKGCCICNRAVIMVLYGTLLLMSVSVCVSSACILVYDPLCGTDGKTYTNICQFNRAKLSQPNLQVKHKGKCQSAAVRRGRSTLACSDYNEAAKTGDIGMKHRGPGFVKCDALRSIVASDYVIKDRRCVQSSYSPEGPGLPARVVPS